From a region of the Helianthus annuus cultivar XRQ/B chromosome 5, HanXRQr2.0-SUNRISE, whole genome shotgun sequence genome:
- the LOC110941399 gene encoding U-box domain-containing protein 4 produces the protein MEAEIHSNYTYMNRNFSNISLNEDSTAFSDCNSDRSGEFPTTSLHSKRLILACATEKSDDLIQQLVSDLESDSIEDRKQAAMELRLLAKNKPENRVKIAKSGAIKPLISLISCSDPELQEHGVTAILNLSLCDENKELLASSGAIRPLVRALKIGTPTGKENAACALLRLSQLEENKSVIGRSGAIPLLVDLLETGNFRGKKDASTALYSLCSLKENKIRAVEAGIMKPLVELMADFESNMVDKSAFVVSVLVSLPEARAALVEEGGVPVLVEIVEVGSQRQKEIAVVILLQLCDGSVVYRNMVAREGAIPPLVALSQAGTKRAKQKAEQLIELLRRPRSGNNVASSSDSSD, from the exons atggAGGCTGAAATTCACTCCAATTACACATACATGAATCGCAACTTCAGCAACATCAGTTTAAACGAAGATTCCACTGCGTTCAGCGACTGCAACAGCGACCGCTCAGGCGAGTTCCCGACGACGTCGCTGCATAGCAAGCGGCTGATTCTCGCGTGCGCGACTGAAAAATCCGACGATCTGATTCAACAACTGGTGTCCGATCTGGAATCCGATTCGATCGAAGATCGAAAACAAGCGGCGATGGAGTTACGATTGCTCGCGAAGAACAAACCGGAGAATCGAGTTAAAATCGCGAAATCCGGAGCGATTAAACCGTTGATTTCGCTGATTTCGTGTTCGGATCCTGAATTACAAGAGCACGGTGTAACGGCGATATTGAATTTATCGTTGTGTGATGAGAATAAAGAGCTCTTAGCTTCTTCCGGTGCAATCCGGCCGTTAGTTAGGGCTTTGAAAATCGGAACACCGACCGGAAAGGAGAACGCTGCGTGTGCGTTACTCCGGTTATCGCAACTAGAAGAAAACAAATCTGTAATCGGACGGTCCGGAGCGATTCCGTTGCTAGTTGATTTACTCGAAACCGGTAACTTTCGCGGCAAGAAAGATGCGTCAACGGCGTTGTATTCGTTGTGTTCATTGAAGGAAAATAAAATTCGAGCAGTTGAGGCTGGGATAATGAAGCCGTTGGTAGAATTGATGGCGGATTTCGAGTCAAATATGGTGGATAAATCGGCATTTGTGGTGAGTGTTTTGGTGTCGTTACCGGAGGCTAGGGCGGCGTTGGTAGAGGAGGGAGGTGTGCCGGTGCTGGTGGAGATTGTGGAGGTTGGGTCTCAGCGGCAGAAGGAGATTGCGGTGGTTATTTTGTTGCAGTTGTGTGATGGTAGTGTGGTGTACCGGAATATGGTCGCGCGCGAAGGAGCTATTCCGCCGCTTGTTGCGTTGTCGCAGGCCGGGACCAAGCGTGCTAAACAAAAG GCGGAGCAACTGATTGAACTTCTCCGGCGACCGAGATCCGGCAACAACGTTGCATCCAGCTCCGATTCATCGGATTAA
- the LOC118492170 gene encoding uncharacterized protein LOC118492170, whose amino-acid sequence MHPFRPPFGVPARPANPNTTQPQTPYNLQDMDPSFLTYAAYLSGAPPFVPPTFGYGQAGGSQPSQPEAEPDVEVVPETQPEPVQETSKRGKRSHKKKDKDAPRRTKNIIKWTKEEEYALTRAYVDISEDEETANFQTGPVFWDRVRALFFSTWGQGEHWDKDSISSKWTDINNKCHAFQECFQRNYDNRPSGEGDVGVLTKSLEEFERTKCPFTEAIVNALIAREQ is encoded by the exons atgcatCCATTCCGCCCTCCTTTTGGTGTCCCCGCTAGACCCgcaaacccgaacacaacccaaccgcaaaccccatacaaccttcaagacatggacccgagctttttaacttacgcggcttacttgagtggcgcccctccgtttgttcctcccactttcggctatggtcaagccggcgggtctcaaccgtcacaacccgaagccgaacccgatgtggaagtcgtaccggagacgcaacccgaaccggtgcaagaAACATCGAAACGCGGCAAAAGGTCGCATAAAAAGAAAGATAAGGACGCACCGCGgcgtacaaaaaatataatcaaatgGACGAAGGAAGAGGAATACGCGTTGACTCGGGCGTATGTCGACATTTCGGAGGACGAAGAGACCG caaactttcaaacgggcccggttttttgggatagggttcgtgcactcttctttagcacgtggggtcaaggcgaacatTGGGACAAAGACtccatttctagcaaatggaccgacatcaacaacaagtgCCATGCGTTCCAAGAATGTTTTCAACGTAACTACGATAATCGGCCGAGCGGTGAAGGTGACGTGGGGGTTTTAACGAAGAGTTTGGAGGAGTTCGAGAGAACAAAATGCCCTTTCAC AGAAGCCATTGTAAATGCTCTCATCGCCCGTGAACAGTAA